Proteins encoded in a region of the Marinobacter arenosus genome:
- a CDS encoding tetratricopeptide repeat protein has protein sequence MGVEKFQSGDLEGAREAFEAARADGLSSASLSYNLGVVYYRLGQYEAAERTFHELLSTEHQALASYNLGLVALAQGDESAARHWFARVSTPASPEKLRELARVQLGKLGSPTPESYVSAQRMGYLAASVGYDSNIAGLPETSATSEGGVFGEVLAAGSGTVGDLGDGLVRLGGVAYGRHYPANDEFDTSLLQGELIWSRDLVSSVQGGSLTISQSWYDADALERRYGVEGFQRWTACGGVAALERCSVALAAAHVDGGDGFEGYDGEWYRLRLSAVHRFRGWLLDGDYRLEVNDREDFRAGDQFISVSPRHHTLELTARYRLYPLLAVGGSGAYRYSRYQDPYVLFEGDALVSERRVDNRLEAGLFAERRLTGDWLVRAEWQVQDNDSGIERYDYRRYTLIASLEGTF, from the coding sequence GTGGGTGTCGAGAAATTCCAGTCGGGCGACCTGGAAGGGGCCCGCGAGGCGTTTGAGGCGGCTCGGGCCGATGGACTCAGTTCGGCCTCACTCAGCTACAACCTTGGCGTGGTGTATTACCGCCTGGGCCAGTACGAGGCTGCCGAGCGAACGTTCCACGAGCTCCTGAGCACCGAACATCAGGCCCTCGCCAGCTACAACCTCGGGCTTGTCGCGTTGGCTCAGGGCGATGAATCGGCCGCTCGGCACTGGTTTGCTCGGGTATCGACACCAGCCAGCCCCGAAAAGCTTCGGGAACTGGCCCGGGTTCAGTTGGGCAAGCTCGGCAGCCCCACACCCGAGTCTTACGTCTCCGCACAGCGCATGGGGTACCTGGCTGCCTCGGTTGGTTATGACAGCAACATTGCCGGCTTGCCCGAGACCTCTGCAACCAGTGAGGGGGGCGTCTTTGGTGAGGTTCTGGCCGCCGGCTCGGGGACGGTCGGTGATCTCGGAGACGGCCTGGTCCGTCTTGGAGGCGTCGCCTATGGTCGCCATTATCCCGCCAATGATGAATTCGACACCTCCCTTCTGCAGGGCGAACTGATCTGGTCGCGGGATCTGGTGTCCTCGGTCCAGGGCGGCAGTCTCACCATCAGCCAGTCCTGGTACGATGCCGATGCCCTCGAGCGCCGTTATGGTGTCGAGGGGTTTCAGCGTTGGACCGCCTGCGGCGGCGTTGCAGCGCTAGAACGGTGTTCGGTTGCCCTGGCGGCAGCCCACGTAGATGGTGGTGACGGGTTCGAGGGTTACGACGGCGAGTGGTACCGGTTGCGATTGTCTGCCGTGCATCGGTTTCGGGGCTGGCTGCTGGACGGCGATTACCGCTTGGAAGTCAACGATCGCGAGGATTTTCGAGCCGGTGATCAGTTCATCAGCGTGTCGCCCCGTCACCACACCCTGGAGCTGACGGCACGATACCGTCTCTATCCGTTACTGGCGGTGGGCGGGAGCGGTGCCTACCGTTACAGCCGATACCAGGACCCGTACGTATTATTCGAGGGCGATGCTCTGGTAAGTGAGCGCCGAGTCGATAACCGCCTGGAGGCGGGCCTGTTTGCCGAACGCCGGCTCACTGGAGACTGGCTGGTTCGGGCGGAATGGCAGGTGCAGGATAACGATAGCGGCATTGAACGCTATGACTACAGGCGCTATACCCTGATTGCGTCTCTGGAAGGAACATTCTAG
- a CDS encoding lipase family alpha/beta hydrolase — protein MKPWIKALALTLAVAWSAPSAAWWWDSTPSNYTDTRYPIVLVHGMFGFDSIAGVDYWYGVSEDLRKYGADVYTTQVPALDSTIARGEALLPQVQAIAAVYGKVNLIGHSHGGPTARYIARVRPDLVASVTSVGSPHKGSPVADLIYGSPAESLAASLGNALGSLIDLLSGGGYSQDLRSSLQSLTTHGSAEFNRFAPAGMPTTSCGEGAHSANGVRFYSWGGTGVLTNVLDPSDALLGTTSLAFGFSQNDGLVGRCSNHFGKVIRDNYFMNHLDEVNQALGLHSLFETDPKSVFKQHANRLRNAGL, from the coding sequence ATGAAACCCTGGATCAAAGCACTGGCTCTGACCCTCGCAGTCGCGTGGTCAGCCCCCTCCGCCGCATGGTGGTGGGATTCTACTCCCTCGAACTATACCGATACCCGATATCCGATTGTGCTGGTACACGGCATGTTCGGGTTTGATTCCATCGCCGGCGTTGACTACTGGTACGGCGTTTCAGAGGACCTTCGCAAATACGGTGCGGATGTCTATACCACCCAGGTCCCGGCACTCGACAGCACCATTGCACGGGGCGAAGCCCTGCTGCCCCAGGTACAGGCCATTGCCGCGGTGTACGGCAAGGTGAACCTGATTGGGCACAGCCACGGCGGCCCCACCGCCCGCTATATTGCCAGGGTCAGGCCGGACCTGGTGGCCTCGGTTACCTCTGTCGGTTCACCCCATAAGGGGTCACCGGTGGCAGATCTGATCTACGGCTCACCGGCCGAAAGTCTGGCGGCTTCACTGGGCAATGCCCTGGGCAGCCTGATTGACCTGCTCTCGGGTGGCGGCTACAGCCAGGATCTGCGTTCCAGCCTTCAATCCCTGACCACCCACGGTAGCGCCGAATTCAATCGCTTCGCACCGGCCGGTATGCCCACCACCTCTTGTGGCGAAGGCGCGCATTCCGCCAATGGCGTGCGTTTCTATTCCTGGGGCGGAACCGGCGTACTCACCAACGTGCTTGACCCATCCGATGCGCTGCTGGGGACCACCAGTCTTGCCTTCGGATTCAGTCAGAACGACGGCCTGGTTGGGCGCTGCAGCAACCACTTTGGCAAGGTTATCCGGGATAATTACTTTATGAACCATCTGGATGAGGTGAATCAGGCGCTGGGACTGCACAGCCTGTTTGAAACCGATCCCAAGTCGGTGTTCAAACAACACGCTAACCGACTGAGAAACGCCGGGCTCTGA
- the hemL gene encoding glutamate-1-semialdehyde 2,1-aminomutase — translation MTHSETLFEEAQKYIPGGVNSPVRAFRGVGGTPVFFKHAEGAYLYDEDDRRYIDYIGSWGPMILGHSDPRIKNALHAQVDLGIGYGAPTALETEMAKKVCELVPSIELVRMVNSGTEATMSAVRLARGYTGRDKIVKFEGCYHGHVDSLLVKAGSGALTLGVPNSPGIPASLAEHTLTLNFNDIDSVRETFAKMGDQIAAIIVEPVAGNMNCIPPVPGFLEGLREVCDEHGTVLIFDEVMTGFRVSLGGAQGLYGVTPDLTALGKVIGGGLPVGAFGGKREIMEHISPLGPVYQAGTLSGNPLAMCAGLTTLNAISEPGFHDRLTAKTVAVRDGIKAAADAAGIPLAVQSAGAMFGFFFTEEASITRFDQVMACDVERFKKFFQGMLKEGVYLAPSAFEAGFTTAALTDEDIEHTINAAHKVMATL, via the coding sequence ATGACTCACTCCGAAACGCTGTTCGAAGAAGCCCAGAAATACATTCCCGGAGGCGTCAATTCCCCAGTCCGGGCTTTTCGTGGCGTGGGCGGCACCCCAGTGTTCTTCAAGCACGCCGAGGGCGCCTATCTTTATGATGAGGACGATCGCCGTTACATCGATTACATCGGATCCTGGGGCCCGATGATTCTTGGCCACTCCGATCCGCGCATCAAGAATGCCCTGCACGCCCAGGTGGATCTTGGTATCGGCTACGGAGCACCCACCGCTCTCGAAACCGAAATGGCGAAGAAGGTCTGCGAACTGGTCCCGTCCATTGAACTCGTACGCATGGTGAACTCCGGGACCGAAGCGACCATGAGCGCCGTGCGTCTGGCCCGGGGCTACACGGGCCGGGACAAAATCGTCAAGTTCGAAGGCTGCTACCACGGCCATGTGGATTCCCTGCTGGTGAAGGCTGGCTCCGGCGCACTGACCCTGGGCGTGCCCAATTCTCCCGGCATTCCCGCCAGCCTGGCCGAACACACCCTGACTCTGAACTTCAATGACATCGACAGTGTCCGGGAAACCTTCGCGAAAATGGGGGACCAGATCGCAGCCATTATTGTCGAGCCGGTGGCCGGCAACATGAACTGCATACCGCCTGTACCGGGCTTCCTGGAAGGACTGCGCGAGGTCTGCGACGAGCATGGAACGGTACTGATTTTCGACGAAGTCATGACCGGTTTCCGGGTTTCCCTCGGCGGCGCCCAGGGTTTGTATGGCGTCACCCCTGATCTTACCGCGCTGGGCAAGGTCATCGGTGGCGGGCTGCCGGTGGGCGCCTTCGGTGGCAAGCGGGAGATCATGGAGCACATTTCGCCCCTCGGACCGGTCTACCAGGCCGGCACCCTGAGCGGCAACCCGCTGGCCATGTGTGCCGGCTTGACTACGCTGAACGCCATCTCCGAGCCTGGTTTCCACGACCGGTTGACGGCAAAGACCGTTGCGGTACGCGACGGCATCAAGGCCGCCGCCGACGCCGCGGGCATCCCCCTGGCCGTCCAGAGTGCCGGTGCCATGTTCGGATTCTTCTTCACTGAGGAAGCGTCCATCACCCGGTTCGATCAAGTGATGGCCTGCGATGTCGAGCGCTTCAAGAAGTTCTTCCAGGGCATGCTCAAAGAAGGCGTTTACCTGGCGCCGTCAGCCTTCGAAGCCGGCTTTACCACGGCCGCGCTGACTGACGAGGATATCGAGCACACCATTAACGCCGCCCACAAGGTCATGGCGACGCTCTGA
- the thiE gene encoding thiamine phosphate synthase: protein MGTVTGILRPGLYAITDSHLTPPDTLIVSVEAALRGGAVLVQYREKHAPMADRLRQARDLQAACTNAGVPLLINDDVELARRSGAAGVHLGQSDDSLTSARHVLGEEAIIGITCHADLELARSADAAGAVYLAFGRFYTSGTKPDAPAASPAVLTEARQFGRPLTAIGGITAENGEPLIRAGADLLAVIGGLFGGAPDDVENRARAFARLFQQHHPLFSLSR from the coding sequence GTGGGAACGGTGACCGGAATCCTTCGGCCGGGACTGTACGCTATTACCGACAGCCACCTGACCCCGCCGGACACGCTGATTGTCTCGGTAGAAGCCGCACTGCGGGGCGGTGCCGTTCTGGTACAATACCGGGAAAAGCACGCCCCCATGGCGGACCGGCTCCGACAGGCTCGCGACCTTCAAGCAGCCTGCACCAATGCCGGGGTACCGTTGCTGATTAACGATGACGTGGAGCTGGCCCGGCGCTCGGGAGCAGCAGGTGTGCATCTCGGCCAGTCCGATGACTCGTTGACCAGCGCCCGTCACGTGCTGGGTGAAGAAGCGATCATTGGCATCACCTGCCACGCGGACCTGGAACTGGCCCGGAGTGCCGATGCCGCCGGTGCAGTGTACCTGGCATTTGGACGCTTCTACACGTCCGGCACCAAGCCGGATGCGCCGGCGGCCAGCCCGGCCGTGCTGACCGAGGCCCGGCAGTTTGGCCGTCCACTCACGGCGATTGGCGGTATTACCGCCGAGAACGGCGAGCCCCTGATTCGGGCTGGCGCCGACCTGCTGGCGGTCATCGGTGGCCTGTTTGGCGGTGCTCCAGATGATGTAGAAAACCGCGCGCGGGCGTTTGCGCGCCTGTTCCAGCAGCATCACCCTCTTTTTTCACTTTCCAGATAA
- the thiD gene encoding bifunctional hydroxymethylpyrimidine kinase/phosphomethylpyrimidine kinase has translation MLSGLDPSGGAGIQADIQAITSLGCHPLPVLTCLTVQDTTNVYGAEAVDAELIRKQLKCVADDAPIHAIKTGALGNAAIVDVLVEFIGEHPGIPLITDPVIKAAGGGDLADDELITAMKERLFPLTEMITPNGIELSMLGDNADPERAARNLLASGCASVLATGGHGTGLHITNTLFNHAPEPMTWELERIGGEYHGTGCTLAAAIAAGRAAGLSQRAAISQAQNYVNRAILHALDVGKGQPVPDRGIPWER, from the coding sequence ATCTTGTCCGGCCTTGATCCCTCCGGCGGCGCCGGCATTCAGGCTGACATTCAGGCGATTACGTCCTTGGGCTGCCATCCTCTGCCGGTACTCACCTGCCTGACCGTGCAGGATACGACCAACGTTTATGGCGCCGAAGCGGTCGATGCCGAACTGATTCGCAAGCAATTGAAGTGTGTTGCCGACGATGCTCCGATTCACGCGATCAAAACCGGCGCCCTTGGTAACGCCGCGATCGTTGATGTACTGGTGGAGTTTATCGGCGAACATCCGGGCATTCCGCTGATCACGGACCCGGTGATCAAGGCCGCCGGCGGTGGCGATCTTGCGGATGATGAACTGATCACCGCCATGAAGGAGCGCCTGTTCCCGCTGACGGAAATGATCACCCCGAATGGGATCGAGTTAAGCATGCTGGGCGACAATGCGGACCCCGAACGCGCCGCGAGGAACCTGCTGGCGAGTGGCTGCGCGTCAGTGCTGGCGACTGGAGGCCACGGAACCGGACTTCACATCACCAACACGCTATTCAACCACGCGCCGGAACCCATGACCTGGGAGCTTGAGCGTATCGGCGGCGAATACCATGGTACAGGGTGCACACTGGCCGCCGCGATTGCCGCTGGCCGGGCAGCCGGTCTGTCCCAGCGAGCGGCCATCTCGCAGGCGCAGAATTATGTAAACCGGGCGATTCTGCATGCGCTGGACGTTGGCAAAGGCCAACCAGTGCCCGATCGGGGCATTCCGTGGGAACGGTGA
- the hemJ gene encoding protoporphyrinogen oxidase HemJ yields MLWVKAFHIISMVCWFAGIFYLPRLFVYHAACEDEAGRERFKVMERKLYRGITTPSMIATVIFGIWLIGYNVSGYFSQGWLHAKLLLVALLIGYHFYCGHLVKVFRDDRNTRSHVFYRWFNELPVFILLAVVILAVVKPF; encoded by the coding sequence ATGCTGTGGGTTAAAGCCTTCCACATAATTTCCATGGTGTGCTGGTTCGCAGGTATTTTTTACCTGCCACGCCTGTTCGTTTACCACGCCGCCTGCGAGGACGAAGCCGGTCGCGAACGCTTCAAGGTCATGGAACGCAAGCTGTACCGGGGCATCACCACGCCCTCCATGATTGCCACCGTGATCTTCGGAATCTGGCTGATCGGTTACAATGTGTCTGGCTATTTCAGTCAGGGTTGGCTGCACGCCAAACTGCTGCTGGTAGCCTTGCTGATCGGTTACCATTTTTACTGCGGTCATCTGGTTAAGGTGTTCCGGGACGATCGCAACACCAGAAGCCACGTGTTCTACCGCTGGTTCAATGAGCTGCCGGTGTTTATTCTGCTGGCGGTCGTGATCCTGGCCGTTGTCAAACCCTTCTAA
- a CDS encoding chloride channel protein, with protein MQRLWHQLTEHLIPVFRRRLSGVDALPQLAVLGLLSGLITGGVILVFRLAIEWPLEYFLPGEGSESFEELDLLTRGLLPLTGALMLGLMLHRLAIHDRKVGIVHVMERLNYHQGYISLRSAIVQFVSGVATVVTGQSAGREGPAVHLGAAFSSLMGQWMRLPNNSIRTLVACGCAAAISASFNTPISGVIFAMEVVMMEYTIAGFTPIILAAVSAAIVTQAVYGSEPAFSVPALTMNSLLEIPWVIAIAVIIGIAAALFIQLVDSMGRHHHRPVMLRIALAGVLMVPFAILMPETMGIGYDTVDDTINGQLGFWLLLGVGVSKLLVTSLTLGLGMPSGVIGPTLFMGATLGGAMGLVGAQIVPEHASSVGFYAMLGMGAMMGAVLQAPLAALMALMELTRNPNIILPGMLIITTSTLVTSEAFGKKSLFLTILKSQGLSYQNSPVIQALRRVSVGAIMDRSLLRTERHLTIDEARKALKSEPKWLLVEGSSGPTALLPAVDLARYLEDTDKLVAEEEAEAPESVDLMDIPANRRDVAPVQYQATLEEALNVFDSSNSEALYVQRHVAPMIQRVYGVVLKSDIESYYQYRRS; from the coding sequence ATGCAAAGACTCTGGCACCAGCTTACCGAGCATCTCATCCCAGTTTTCCGGCGCCGGTTATCGGGTGTCGATGCCTTGCCTCAACTGGCGGTGCTGGGGTTGTTATCCGGTCTGATTACCGGCGGCGTTATCCTGGTGTTCCGTCTCGCCATCGAATGGCCCCTGGAGTATTTCCTACCCGGCGAAGGTTCCGAATCCTTCGAGGAACTGGACCTGCTCACCCGCGGCCTGCTGCCGCTGACCGGGGCCCTGATGTTGGGCCTGATGCTGCACCGCCTGGCGATCCATGACCGCAAGGTGGGGATCGTGCATGTCATGGAGCGCCTGAATTACCACCAGGGCTACATCTCCCTCCGCAGCGCCATCGTGCAGTTCGTGTCCGGGGTCGCCACCGTGGTGACCGGCCAGTCGGCCGGCCGTGAAGGCCCCGCCGTCCACCTGGGCGCCGCCTTTTCGAGCCTGATGGGCCAGTGGATGCGGCTACCCAACAACAGCATCCGTACCCTGGTGGCCTGCGGCTGTGCGGCCGCCATTTCAGCCTCGTTCAACACCCCCATATCCGGTGTCATCTTTGCCATGGAAGTGGTGATGATGGAGTACACCATTGCCGGCTTCACGCCGATCATCCTGGCGGCGGTCAGTGCGGCCATCGTGACTCAGGCCGTCTACGGCTCGGAACCCGCGTTCAGCGTGCCAGCCCTGACCATGAATTCGCTGCTGGAAATCCCCTGGGTTATCGCCATCGCCGTCATCATTGGCATTGCTGCCGCATTGTTCATTCAACTGGTGGATTCCATGGGGCGTCATCATCATCGCCCCGTGATGCTTCGGATCGCGTTGGCGGGGGTGCTGATGGTCCCGTTCGCGATCCTGATGCCTGAAACCATGGGGATCGGCTACGACACCGTCGACGATACCATCAATGGCCAACTGGGTTTCTGGCTGTTACTGGGCGTCGGTGTGTCCAAGCTGCTGGTAACATCGCTCACTCTGGGCCTCGGCATGCCCAGCGGCGTCATCGGCCCGACCCTGTTCATGGGCGCCACCCTTGGCGGCGCGATGGGACTGGTCGGCGCACAGATCGTTCCCGAACACGCCTCCTCCGTGGGCTTCTACGCTATGCTCGGCATGGGCGCGATGATGGGGGCCGTGCTGCAGGCACCCTTGGCCGCGCTGATGGCGCTGATGGAATTGACCCGCAATCCGAACATCATTCTCCCGGGCATGCTGATCATCACCACCTCTACCCTGGTCACCAGCGAAGCCTTCGGCAAGAAGTCGCTGTTCCTCACCATTCTTAAAAGCCAGGGCCTGAGCTACCAGAATTCGCCGGTTATCCAGGCGTTGCGACGGGTGTCTGTGGGCGCCATCATGGATCGAAGCCTTCTGCGCACGGAACGCCATCTGACCATCGACGAAGCCAGGAAGGCGCTGAAGTCAGAGCCGAAGTGGCTGTTGGTCGAGGGCAGCAGTGGACCCACCGCCCTGTTGCCCGCCGTCGACCTGGCGCGGTACCTGGAGGACACGGACAAACTGGTCGCCGAGGAAGAGGCTGAAGCTCCGGAATCGGTAGACCTGATGGACATTCCGGCCAATCGTCGGGATGTCGCGCCGGTCCAGTATCAGGCCACCCTCGAAGAAGCCCTGAATGTCTTCGATTCGAGCAATTCCGAGGCCCTCTACGTACAACGGCACGTAGCCCCGATGATTCAGCGGGTGTACGGCGTGGTCCTGAAATCCGACATCGAAAGCTACTACCAATACCGACGGAGCTGA
- the argC gene encoding N-acetyl-gamma-glutamyl-phosphate reductase produces the protein MIKVGIVGGTGYTGVELLRILAVHPEVTVSCITSRSEAGMPVADMYPNLRGHYDLAFSEPDPGVLKACDLVFFATPHGVAMRMVPELMAAGVRVVDLSADFRLKDLDVWANWYGMAHESPEWAERAVYGLPEVARAEILQAQLVANPGCYPTAVQLGFLPLLENALVDQTRLIADAKSGASGAGRQGKIGMLHGEIGESFKAYGASGHRHLPEIRQGLAGAAGSEVGVTFVPHLIPMIRGIEATLYAELREPEQFDRLQELFEVRFRDEPFVDVMPFGSHPETRSVRGANQCRMALHRQEQSNIVIVSSVIDNLVKGAAGQAVQNMNIMFGLNETLGLEAPALLP, from the coding sequence GTGATTAAAGTAGGCATCGTTGGTGGCACCGGCTATACCGGTGTGGAACTGCTGAGAATTCTGGCGGTTCATCCGGAAGTTACAGTGAGTTGCATTACCTCCCGGTCAGAAGCAGGTATGCCTGTGGCCGATATGTACCCGAATTTGCGCGGACACTACGATCTTGCTTTTTCCGAGCCGGATCCGGGTGTGTTGAAGGCCTGTGACCTGGTGTTTTTTGCCACACCGCATGGCGTGGCCATGCGTATGGTGCCCGAATTGATGGCGGCCGGTGTTCGGGTTGTCGATCTGTCGGCGGATTTCCGACTCAAGGATCTTGACGTCTGGGCGAACTGGTACGGCATGGCGCACGAAAGCCCCGAGTGGGCCGAGCGGGCGGTTTATGGGCTGCCGGAAGTGGCCCGTGCCGAGATTCTCCAGGCCCAGTTGGTGGCAAATCCCGGGTGCTACCCAACCGCCGTCCAACTCGGTTTTCTGCCGCTGTTGGAAAATGCGCTGGTGGATCAGACCAGGTTGATTGCCGATGCCAAGTCCGGTGCCAGCGGTGCCGGTCGACAGGGCAAGATTGGTATGTTGCACGGCGAAATCGGAGAGAGCTTTAAAGCCTACGGCGCCTCGGGCCATCGCCACCTGCCGGAGATCCGTCAGGGCCTCGCAGGTGCGGCCGGTTCTGAGGTTGGCGTGACCTTCGTGCCCCACCTGATCCCCATGATCCGTGGCATTGAGGCGACGCTCTATGCGGAACTCAGGGAACCCGAGCAGTTTGATCGTCTGCAGGAGTTGTTCGAAGTCCGGTTCCGCGACGAGCCCTTTGTGGATGTTATGCCATTTGGCAGTCATCCGGAAACGCGCAGCGTCCGGGGTGCCAACCAGTGTCGGATGGCCCTGCACCGTCAGGAGCAAAGCAACATTGTCATTGTCTCCTCGGTCATCGATAACCTGGTGAAAGGCGCGGCCGGGCAGGCCGTCCAGAACATGAACATCATGTTCGGCCTGAACGAAACGCTCGGGCTTGAAGCCCCGGCTTTGCTTCCTTAA